A section of the Chryseobacterium ginsenosidimutans genome encodes:
- a CDS encoding TonB-dependent receptor has protein sequence MKKLTSTLAVALFFSSIYSFAQIQVSGKVEDSQGRLPQAKILTNDNKTFVLTDNQGNFNIALPEGSASIIITYEGYSDKTIDIDTAANPKIADLGVIILENREKTKSIEGVIITSAYKPSQARALNIKKNSETISDVLASDAIGKLPDRNAAEAIQRLPAVTIERDMGEGRFAAVRGTPIQWSSSTLNGNRMPSASGDNANRGLQMDIFPSELIQFVKLSKTLTPDMDGDAIGGTIDFITKTAVNKETLSVNLAGGFVNQTKSPSYNASVVYGNKITDKLRFITSAVIWNRETGIDNFQMVYDFNNKDKLKSFAINQLQLRDYVAERRTLGFNGALDYQINKNNKLYFKGLYSQYLDQQTVRESYFNFNTKNVQLQARHADYITDLYSFDLGGEHKLSDRLKLDWSLVKSRSNFEFNSPKNLGKDERGYPIVAFRQNMTYGNLSNDGLKYLAMDSPDGTGDAADIVLPHNLESLDPSKLSLYQTIISRNKNSERDYRAQVNFSYKLNDKINLKAGGKIVDKDKSFASSIYVWMPSKLLGIPGAAPLVYLNQLRTEGFPYNGGFLNPLDQPYNNVLINQITNGQIDQMYTPEFMASNSMLNVQGANTASNLAASYSGKENVYAAYLMGNFRLTERFTVIGGFRNEYNVTNFKGNSVVIKGATATAEPVERENRYNAFLPMVNMRYNLDDNTIVRASYTRSFARPDFGDLNPGLQINDALQTITEGNAGLKPTYANSFDLMFERYFSNLGIISVGSFYKGLGNIIYQDQTVEQRNGVNYLKTSPGNLEKGWLFGLEANFSKRFTELPGFLQHLGFEGNYTFVDSKTEIPVYNGTAVEKIGTTLPKQAKHIFNASIFFETDKFMIRFAGNYKGKYLNTIRSLAGPEHYQWFDKNFTLDASASYAISKRIRLFAELNNLFNEPNRFYHGEQARTESVSYTGFRGQMGVSLNF, from the coding sequence ATGAAAAAACTAACATCGACTTTGGCCGTTGCCCTTTTCTTTTCCTCCATATACTCCTTTGCCCAGATCCAGGTGAGCGGAAAGGTCGAAGACTCACAGGGAAGACTTCCGCAGGCAAAAATTTTGACCAATGACAACAAAACCTTTGTGCTCACGGATAATCAGGGAAATTTCAATATTGCCCTGCCGGAAGGCTCTGCCTCGATTATCATTACCTACGAGGGATATTCCGACAAGACGATTGATATAGATACCGCTGCGAATCCAAAAATTGCAGATCTGGGCGTCATCATTTTGGAGAATAGGGAAAAAACAAAAAGCATCGAAGGTGTCATAATCACTTCTGCCTATAAACCATCACAAGCCAGAGCACTGAATATTAAAAAGAATTCTGAAACTATATCCGATGTTCTGGCTTCTGACGCTATCGGGAAATTACCGGACAGGAATGCTGCCGAGGCCATCCAGAGATTACCGGCCGTAACGATCGAGAGGGATATGGGAGAGGGTAGGTTTGCCGCTGTAAGAGGAACGCCTATCCAATGGAGCTCTTCTACACTCAACGGAAACAGAATGCCAAGTGCCAGTGGGGACAATGCCAACAGGGGATTGCAGATGGATATTTTCCCCTCGGAATTGATTCAGTTTGTAAAATTATCAAAAACACTCACTCCGGATATGGATGGAGATGCGATCGGGGGAACAATTGATTTCATTACAAAAACTGCCGTAAATAAGGAAACACTTTCTGTAAATCTGGCAGGGGGATTTGTAAACCAAACCAAATCTCCCAGCTATAACGCTTCGGTGGTTTATGGAAATAAAATTACCGACAAACTGAGGTTCATCACATCAGCCGTTATCTGGAACAGAGAGACAGGCATTGACAATTTCCAGATGGTATACGACTTTAACAATAAGGATAAGCTTAAGTCTTTTGCCATCAATCAATTGCAGTTGAGAGATTATGTTGCGGAAAGAAGAACTTTGGGCTTTAACGGAGCTTTGGATTACCAGATCAACAAAAACAACAAGCTTTATTTCAAGGGATTGTACAGCCAGTATCTTGATCAACAGACTGTTCGCGAGAGTTATTTTAATTTTAACACAAAAAATGTTCAGCTGCAGGCAAGGCACGCCGATTACATAACCGATCTGTACTCTTTTGATCTGGGAGGTGAGCATAAATTGTCCGATAGGCTGAAACTCGACTGGTCATTGGTAAAATCAAGGTCAAACTTTGAGTTCAATTCGCCCAAAAACCTGGGCAAGGACGAAAGAGGCTATCCTATTGTGGCTTTCAGACAAAATATGACGTATGGGAACCTATCGAACGACGGGCTGAAATATCTCGCAATGGATTCTCCCGATGGTACAGGAGATGCAGCGGATATTGTTTTGCCACATAATTTAGAGTCACTAGACCCGTCTAAGTTAAGCCTCTACCAAACCATTATCAGCAGAAACAAAAACAGCGAAAGGGACTACAGGGCACAAGTTAACTTTAGCTATAAGCTCAACGACAAGATCAACTTGAAAGCCGGCGGAAAAATAGTTGATAAGGACAAAAGCTTTGCTTCCAGTATTTACGTCTGGATGCCCTCAAAACTGTTGGGCATTCCCGGAGCGGCGCCACTTGTTTACCTGAACCAGTTGCGGACAGAGGGCTTTCCGTACAATGGCGGCTTTCTGAATCCATTGGATCAGCCTTATAACAATGTTTTGATCAACCAGATTACCAATGGACAGATCGATCAGATGTACACCCCGGAGTTTATGGCGAGCAACTCGATGCTTAATGTACAGGGAGCCAATACCGCAAGTAACCTTGCAGCATCATATTCGGGAAAGGAAAATGTTTATGCTGCCTATTTAATGGGCAATTTCAGGCTGACAGAAAGATTCACGGTCATCGGTGGATTCAGGAACGAATATAATGTTACCAATTTCAAGGGAAATAGCGTTGTAATAAAAGGCGCTACCGCCACAGCAGAACCTGTGGAAAGAGAAAACAGGTACAATGCATTTTTGCCAATGGTGAATATGAGGTACAATCTGGATGACAATACTATTGTGAGAGCCTCATACACCCGATCATTTGCGAGACCAGATTTTGGAGACCTTAATCCGGGCTTACAGATCAATGATGCGCTTCAGACCATCACGGAGGGCAACGCAGGCCTCAAGCCGACCTATGCCAACAGTTTTGACCTGATGTTTGAGAGATATTTTTCCAATTTGGGAATCATCTCTGTAGGAAGTTTTTACAAAGGCCTTGGTAATATCATTTACCAGGATCAAACTGTCGAGCAGAGAAATGGGGTTAATTACCTCAAAACCTCGCCGGGCAATTTAGAAAAGGGATGGTTGTTTGGTTTAGAAGCCAATTTCAGCAAGCGTTTTACAGAGCTTCCGGGCTTTTTGCAACACTTGGGATTTGAGGGAAACTATACTTTTGTAGATTCGAAAACTGAGATCCCGGTGTATAATGGAACCGCCGTAGAAAAAATTGGAACGACACTCCCCAAGCAGGCGAAGCATATCTTCAATGCGAGTATCTTTTTTGAGACCGATAAGTTTATGATAAGGTTTGCAGGAAACTACAAGGGAAAATACCTCAATACCATCCGTTCCTTGGCCGGGCCGGAACATTATCAATGGTTTGACAAGAACTTTACCCTTGATGCCTCCGCTTCTTATGCGATCTCAAAAAGAATAAGATTGTTTGCAGAGCTTAATAATCTATTCAATGAGCCCAACAGATTTTATCACGGAGAACAGGCGAGAACAGAAAGTGTCTCTTACACCGGTTTCCGCGGACAGATGGGCGTTTCGCTAAACTTCTAA
- a CDS encoding HD domain-containing protein: MDNLVEAVSSYVTLFLSESLSKDLSFHCMMHTYDVVSAALEIGTQCHLSEEEMLVLQVAAWFHDCGYVNLYIGHEEESKKIAQNFLENFGCEKDFIDAVLSCIDSTKYPPKPSSLLEKVLCDADMYHLTCPNYPKYEKAIRQEFEKYLGLSYTDEQWALKNCNFFKDHEYYTDYGRTVLAKFKEVNIKLMSYSKCVF, encoded by the coding sequence ATGGATAATTTGGTAGAAGCTGTAAGCAGTTATGTGACATTATTTCTTTCGGAAAGTCTTTCGAAGGATCTTTCTTTTCACTGTATGATGCATACTTATGATGTAGTGAGTGCAGCACTAGAAATTGGCACACAATGCCATTTGTCGGAAGAAGAAATGCTTGTCTTACAGGTAGCAGCATGGTTTCATGACTGCGGATATGTGAATCTTTATATTGGTCATGAAGAGGAAAGTAAAAAAATAGCACAGAATTTCCTAGAAAATTTCGGATGTGAGAAAGATTTTATTGATGCTGTTTTAAGCTGTATTGATTCTACAAAATATCCCCCAAAACCATCTTCTTTACTGGAAAAAGTGCTGTGTGATGCAGATATGTATCATTTGACATGTCCGAATTATCCAAAGTATGAAAAAGCCATACGGCAAGAGTTTGAAAAATATCTTGGACTGTCTTATACCGATGAACAATGGGCGCTAAAGAATTGTAATTTTTTTAAAGATCATGAATATTACACAGACTACGGTCGAACAGTTCTTGCAAAGTTTAAAGAAGTGAATATTAAATTAATGAGCTATTCCAAATGCGTTTTTTAA
- a CDS encoding EamA family transporter encodes MWFYYALLSALFAAFTAVFAKMGVSNINSNLATGIRTIIILVLVWSVVFIKGEAKDIGSLSRYNVIFLILSGVATGLSWLFYFKALQIGKVSQVAAVDKLSVAIAIILSVLFFKETLTLKTIIGALLIISGTILFAVK; translated from the coding sequence ATGTGGTTCTATTATGCTTTATTGTCGGCTTTATTTGCTGCATTTACTGCTGTTTTTGCCAAAATGGGAGTTTCCAATATCAATTCTAATCTTGCAACAGGTATAAGAACCATCATAATTCTTGTTCTGGTCTGGAGTGTTGTATTCATAAAAGGTGAAGCCAAGGATATCGGTTCATTATCCAGGTATAATGTTATTTTTCTTATATTATCAGGAGTTGCAACGGGTTTATCGTGGCTGTTTTATTTTAAAGCTTTACAAATTGGGAAAGTTTCACAGGTTGCAGCAGTTGATAAGCTAAGTGTAGCAATAGCCATAATTCTATCAGTATTATTTTTTAAAGAAACATTAACGCTAAAAACAATAATCGGAGCTTTACTGATTATTAGCGGAACTATTTTGTTTGCAGTGAAATAA
- a CDS encoding phosphatase PAP2 family protein, whose amino-acid sequence MTAQTGNDTIQVQAPEKDSTVVLATEKNHLNYKTLIIPTAFIGYGVASLSVNGLKQLNFSTRDEINEHKPDHIKLDSYSQFAPAVLVFGLNAAGVKGKHNFKDKSIIYGTSMLITSAITIPLKHIVKEERPDESNNLSFPSGHTAIAFASAQFMFREYKDTNFWLSISGYSLAVFTGVYRMLNDKHWVGDVVAGAGFGILSTELAYWLYPKINHMLGGKNKNTATMVMPFYQNKSVGIGMVKTF is encoded by the coding sequence ATGACTGCACAAACAGGCAATGATACTATTCAGGTCCAGGCGCCAGAGAAAGACAGTACTGTTGTATTAGCTACTGAAAAAAATCACTTGAATTACAAAACCTTAATCATTCCTACTGCATTTATTGGTTACGGAGTAGCCAGCTTGTCCGTGAATGGTCTTAAACAATTAAACTTCTCCACCAGGGACGAAATTAATGAGCACAAACCCGATCATATCAAACTGGATAGTTATAGCCAGTTTGCACCCGCGGTATTGGTTTTCGGATTAAATGCAGCCGGAGTCAAAGGAAAACATAACTTTAAAGACAAGAGTATCATTTATGGAACTTCAATGTTGATAACATCGGCCATCACCATCCCTTTAAAACACATTGTTAAGGAAGAAAGACCGGATGAGTCCAATAATCTATCGTTTCCCTCAGGTCACACGGCCATAGCTTTTGCTTCTGCACAGTTTATGTTCAGAGAGTATAAAGACACAAATTTTTGGCTGAGTATTTCTGGGTATTCCCTGGCAGTATTTACAGGAGTCTACAGAATGTTAAACGATAAGCATTGGGTCGGAGATGTGGTTGCCGGAGCCGGCTTTGGGATTCTTTCCACAGAATTGGCATATTGGTTATATCCTAAAATCAATCATATGTTGGGTGGTAAAAACAAAAACACGGCTACAATGGTAATGCCATTTTATCAGAATAAAAGCGTTGGAATAGGCATGGTTAAAACTTTTTAA
- a CDS encoding Ca2+-dependent phosphoinositide-specific phospholipase C — translation MAQEPREFSGYPKDLKINQIQVLGTHNSYAKPVDPKVLKLATGIMDKFKGSYFDKMSAEEKTKFQEYHPNGLDFADALNYNHPDFNEQLTAGLRNLEIDVYYDPTGNRFTKPASYELLKKQGVTDLASFSVEDMEKPGFKVMHIADLDFRTHYTTLKKALQALKNWSDKNPDHIPIFIQIEAKDSGLPIFPNAAEVLKFDKKAFDDLDHEIVSVLGRNKIIAPDDVKGKYKTLNEAVLHNNWPTVTGSRGKFVFILLPSSAGISNNESPYLAGHPSLKGRMMFIESAPGKEYSAFILYDNAIVRQNEIQKLVKEGYLVRTRSDIETYEAKVNDRTREKAAFSSGAQVVSTDFFRKGNTYGTGYYVTMPGGETARCNPVNSPENCGSNK, via the coding sequence ATGGCTCAAGAACCGAGAGAATTCAGCGGTTATCCAAAAGACCTAAAGATTAACCAGATCCAGGTCCTGGGAACGCATAACAGCTATGCAAAGCCCGTGGATCCGAAAGTGCTAAAACTGGCAACCGGAATAATGGATAAGTTCAAGGGTTCTTATTTTGATAAGATGTCTGCGGAAGAAAAGACCAAGTTTCAGGAGTATCATCCAAACGGATTGGATTTTGCCGACGCATTGAACTATAACCATCCGGATTTTAATGAACAGCTGACTGCTGGCCTTAGAAATCTCGAAATAGATGTTTACTACGATCCTACAGGAAACAGGTTCACCAAGCCCGCCTCCTATGAGCTCCTGAAAAAGCAGGGTGTTACGGATCTGGCATCTTTTTCTGTGGAGGATATGGAGAAGCCCGGTTTTAAGGTAATGCACATTGCAGATCTTGATTTCAGAACGCATTACACCACTTTAAAAAAAGCACTTCAGGCGTTAAAGAACTGGTCTGATAAAAACCCGGATCATATTCCGATCTTTATTCAGATCGAGGCGAAAGATTCCGGACTTCCTATTTTCCCCAATGCTGCCGAGGTGTTGAAATTTGATAAAAAAGCATTTGACGATCTGGATCACGAGATAGTTTCCGTATTGGGAAGAAATAAGATCATTGCTCCTGATGATGTAAAGGGAAAATATAAAACTTTGAATGAGGCCGTTCTTCACAATAACTGGCCAACGGTAACTGGTTCAAGGGGGAAGTTTGTATTTATCCTGTTGCCATCGAGTGCGGGAATCAGCAATAATGAATCACCTTATCTCGCAGGGCATCCCAGCCTTAAAGGGAGAATGATGTTTATAGAGTCTGCTCCCGGGAAAGAGTATTCTGCATTTATACTTTATGACAATGCAATTGTAAGACAAAATGAGATCCAAAAGCTTGTAAAAGAGGGCTATCTGGTAAGAACCCGATCGGATATAGAAACTTATGAAGCAAAGGTAAATGACAGAACCAGGGAAAAAGCGGCTTTTAGCAGTGGGGCGCAAGTAGTTTCAACAGATTTTTTCAGGAAAGGGAATACTTACGGCACAGGTTATTACGTCACAATGCCTGGGGGTGAAACTGCAAGATGCAATCCCGTAAATTCACCTGAAAACTGTGGTAGTAATAAGTAG
- a CDS encoding efflux RND transporter periplasmic adaptor subunit: MKKVIALIIWSLVVLSCNKTVDSPPAEAAATETKPKTLVTVAYPSDTAQLNNIITLNATATYLLKSDVKANSTGYITKITIKQADHVGKGSVLFGLQTKEARALGNTINKLDKSFRFNGATTVTSPATGYVAMLNHQIGDYVQDGEVLATITDSGSFGFVVDVPYEYLQIIKTKGSLPITLPDNTILQGTIAKVMPSVDAISQTVKVLLQVPTNNIPENLIATVSFSKTSASGLSVPKMAVVSDETQSSFWVMKLINDTTAIKTDITKGLETDQYIQIQSGNLTTKDRVIVSGNFGLSDTATVKIQNP; this comes from the coding sequence ATGAAAAAAGTAATCGCCCTCATTATATGGTCTCTTGTTGTTCTGAGCTGTAACAAAACTGTAGATAGTCCTCCGGCAGAAGCAGCTGCAACAGAGACGAAACCAAAAACATTAGTCACGGTAGCTTATCCGTCTGATACAGCTCAACTCAATAATATCATAACGCTAAATGCAACGGCCACTTATCTGTTAAAATCTGATGTAAAAGCCAACAGCACAGGTTACATCACAAAAATAACCATTAAACAGGCGGACCATGTTGGCAAAGGTTCCGTTCTTTTTGGATTGCAAACCAAAGAAGCAAGAGCATTGGGAAATACCATCAATAAATTAGATAAATCCTTTCGTTTCAACGGCGCAACGACGGTAACAAGCCCTGCAACAGGTTATGTGGCGATGCTGAATCACCAGATCGGAGATTATGTCCAGGACGGGGAAGTTTTGGCAACAATTACCGATTCGGGAAGTTTTGGTTTTGTGGTCGATGTGCCTTACGAATACCTTCAAATCATAAAAACTAAAGGTTCCTTACCTATTACTTTACCCGATAATACAATCTTGCAGGGAACAATCGCAAAAGTGATGCCTTCTGTTGATGCCATTTCTCAAACTGTAAAAGTGTTATTACAAGTTCCCACTAATAATATTCCCGAAAATCTGATTGCTACAGTAAGCTTTTCTAAAACTTCAGCTTCCGGTTTGTCTGTCCCTAAAATGGCGGTAGTAAGTGACGAAACCCAATCTTCTTTTTGGGTAATGAAATTAATCAACGATACGACAGCCATAAAAACAGACATCACAAAAGGCCTGGAAACGGATCAATATATTCAAATACAATCAGGGAATTTGACAACAAAAGACAGAGTGATTGTCTCAGGAAATTTCGGATTGAGTGATACGGCAACTGTGAAAATACAAAACCCTTAA
- a CDS encoding glycoside hydrolase family 88 protein — protein sequence MTLHKIYIVAFSVLSVVFHAQNKKEMSELIRNEFQFAEKQYNFLIHTVPQDKMPQSYKDGKLVTKDISWWCSGFYPGSLWMIYEQTKNPEIRKEAERTLKIIETNKTFTRDHDLGFMMFCSYGNAYRITKDPKYKDIILTSAKSLSTRFRPGMQAILSWDKMADFKGPVIIDNMMNLEMLVWASQNGGDKKLEEIAVAHANTTMKNHFRPDYSSYHVIDYDVNTGQVLAKKTFQGYSDSSAWARGQGWALYGYTMMYRFTKDKRYLVQAQNIAKFILNNPTLPKDKIPYWDFNDPEIPNVPRDASAAAIIASALLELGQYTSGDEKKSYVDSAKQMIISLSGERYQSKLGENGGFLLMHSTGGLPLNSEIDVPLIYADYYFLEALKRYKDWY from the coding sequence ATGACTTTACACAAAATTTATATCGTTGCTTTTTCTGTTTTAAGTGTTGTTTTTCATGCTCAGAATAAAAAAGAAATGTCGGAATTAATTCGAAATGAATTTCAATTTGCAGAAAAACAGTATAATTTTTTAATTCACACAGTTCCTCAGGATAAAATGCCACAATCCTATAAAGATGGAAAGCTTGTTACAAAAGATATTTCCTGGTGGTGTTCGGGATTTTATCCAGGGTCATTGTGGATGATTTATGAGCAGACAAAAAATCCTGAGATTAGAAAAGAAGCTGAAAGAACATTAAAAATCATTGAGACAAATAAAACTTTTACAAGAGATCATGATTTGGGTTTTATGATGTTTTGCAGTTACGGAAATGCATACAGAATTACAAAAGATCCGAAATATAAAGATATTATTCTCACATCTGCAAAATCACTTTCTACGAGATTCCGTCCGGGAATGCAGGCGATTTTATCATGGGATAAAATGGCAGATTTTAAAGGCCCTGTTATCATTGATAATATGATGAATCTTGAAATGCTTGTCTGGGCTTCGCAAAACGGAGGTGATAAAAAACTGGAAGAAATTGCTGTTGCTCATGCTAATACAACAATGAAAAATCATTTTCGTCCGGATTACAGTTCGTACCACGTTATCGATTATGATGTAAATACAGGCCAGGTTTTAGCTAAAAAAACTTTTCAGGGATATTCCGATTCTTCGGCTTGGGCTAGAGGTCAGGGTTGGGCTTTGTATGGTTATACGATGATGTATCGGTTTACAAAAGACAAAAGATATTTGGTTCAGGCACAGAATATTGCAAAATTCATATTAAATAATCCAACATTACCAAAGGACAAAATTCCATACTGGGATTTTAATGATCCTGAAATTCCAAATGTTCCGCGGGATGCTTCTGCGGCTGCAATTATTGCATCTGCTTTATTGGAATTGGGACAATATACAAGTGGAGATGAAAAGAAAAGTTATGTGGATTCTGCAAAACAGATGATAATTAGTCTGTCAGGTGAAAGGTATCAATCAAAACTAGGCGAAAACGGAGGGTTTTTATTGATGCACAGTACAGGTGGGCTTCCTCTGAATTCTGAAATTGATGTTCCGCTGATTTATGCGGATTATTATTTTTTGGAAGCTTTAAAGAGATATAAAGATTGGTATTGA
- a CDS encoding CPBP family intramembrane glutamic endopeptidase — translation MNQEIKSSLIRVLPFLIILIVLLIATKKKKIEVEELYLRKPNSIVNFLFWAMGFFLFVLCIEFALSHFGILDVNKWNHPFLPSVIRIFGAVILAPIAEELVFRGLILSKLINRKLNIHLAVFIQACVFVLLHNFTYENTLSSNIGIAQSFVDASLFGYARLYTRSIYTSIAMHITGNFIATIERFIL, via the coding sequence ATGAACCAGGAAATAAAATCTTCACTCATCAGGGTTTTACCATTTCTCATAATTTTAATTGTGCTGCTAATTGCTACCAAAAAAAAGAAAATCGAAGTAGAGGAACTGTATTTACGCAAGCCCAATTCAATTGTCAATTTCCTGTTTTGGGCTATGGGCTTTTTTCTTTTTGTCTTATGTATCGAATTTGCACTCAGCCACTTTGGTATTTTAGACGTCAATAAATGGAATCATCCGTTTTTACCCTCTGTTATCAGGATATTTGGAGCTGTAATTTTGGCGCCCATTGCCGAGGAACTGGTTTTTAGAGGATTGATCTTATCCAAATTAATAAACAGAAAACTGAATATCCATTTGGCAGTTTTTATACAAGCCTGTGTATTTGTTCTACTTCATAATTTTACCTACGAAAACACCCTATCATCAAACATAGGAATTGCCCAAAGCTTTGTTGATGCTTCCTTATTTGGCTACGCCAGATTATATACAAGATCTATCTATACATCAATAGCGATGCATATTACAGGGAATTTTATTGCAACAATAGAACGGTTTATTTTATAA
- a CDS encoding helix-turn-helix domain-containing protein: MEISGAFLAVILEAILSFFLIKKEDSKKNIFLILYIVTVTLDFLCEYFLFSFGNRNTFLIDQYPTSFRLLKGPLLFLVGRHLLNRNNTWKQYLHFLPFFVVFIFNIIVLFIGTESQRFHQFYLWIFKVYPFYWAGYLIVTIVGQVRGRSSGNKFQKLFVQFLCFVLASVTGYLICGYGRLIDGEVLRMIYTFSFFVQFVFLIRLTQVDNQPLKTDGFNSTNVNEAPVTKESQRKNTKYRTSVLSQDYVTNTNNRLIELLKNKKIYTKEDLSLDDVSNMIHISKNHLSQCISEGLHTTFYDLINKYRIEAFIEQINQNPELQISELYFHCGFRSKATFYKYFKQETGVNPNDYRKKILKEKELQQLN; the protein is encoded by the coding sequence ATGGAGATTTCAGGAGCCTTTTTAGCTGTAATTTTAGAAGCCATTCTCTCCTTTTTTTTGATTAAGAAAGAAGATTCCAAGAAGAACATTTTCTTGATTCTCTATATCGTAACTGTAACCCTGGACTTTCTCTGTGAGTATTTCCTTTTTAGTTTCGGGAATAGAAATACCTTTTTAATAGACCAGTATCCCACAAGTTTCAGGCTATTGAAAGGCCCCCTGTTGTTTTTGGTTGGCAGACATTTGCTGAATCGTAACAATACCTGGAAACAGTATCTGCATTTTCTTCCTTTTTTTGTGGTGTTTATCTTTAACATTATTGTTTTGTTCATAGGCACGGAATCCCAGCGTTTCCATCAGTTTTACTTATGGATTTTTAAGGTTTATCCTTTCTACTGGGCTGGCTATTTGATTGTTACCATTGTGGGGCAGGTAAGGGGTAGGAGCAGCGGAAATAAATTCCAGAAGCTGTTTGTCCAATTTCTATGTTTTGTCCTTGCCTCGGTAACTGGGTATCTGATATGTGGATATGGGAGATTAATAGACGGTGAGGTTTTAAGGATGATCTACACCTTTTCGTTCTTTGTGCAGTTTGTTTTCCTGATTCGGCTGACACAAGTAGACAACCAGCCTTTGAAGACTGACGGATTTAATAGTACAAATGTAAATGAGGCCCCGGTGACCAAAGAAAGCCAAAGGAAAAATACGAAATACAGGACCTCTGTACTTAGCCAGGATTACGTTACAAACACCAATAACAGATTAATTGAACTCTTAAAGAACAAAAAGATCTATACCAAGGAAGATCTAAGCCTGGATGATGTCTCCAATATGATCCATATTTCCAAGAACCATTTGTCCCAATGTATTTCCGAGGGGCTTCACACCACTTTTTACGATCTTATCAATAAGTACCGGATCGAAGCATTTATTGAGCAGATAAATCAAAATCCGGAGCTACAGATCAGTGAGCTTTATTTCCACTGCGGATTTAGGTCCAAGGCTACTTTTTACAAATATTTCAAACAGGAAACAGGTGTAAATCCCAATGATTACAGAAAAAAGATACTTAAGGAAAAAGAGTTGCAGCAACTCAATTAA
- a CDS encoding YncE family protein: MKTKTFIITSAFLCLSLNVSAQNATSVNTIKTFKIGGNSDGWDYLTVNPKNNLLYVSHGTRVNVLNKTTGESIGEIKATTGVHGIAFTPNSTNGFITCGKLNSVKVFDIKTNLVTAEIPVGQNPDAIFYEAFSKKLIVCNGKTNNISVIDPKNNTVVNTIDVGGKPETAVSNGKGKIFVNIEDKNEIVVIDAKKFTVTNHWNLNKEEGPSGLAMDPKTNRLFSTCDKMLVILDSETGKLVKKMPIGDGCDGAVFDDKTSTIYTSNGEGNISVILEKNASQFVALKNIITKKGARTIALDSSTHHLYLPTADFEDKEKDNRGRPRIKEGTFQVIAVKTIK; encoded by the coding sequence ATGAAAACAAAAACTTTCATCATTACAAGCGCATTTCTATGCCTTTCACTCAACGTTTCAGCTCAGAACGCAACTTCTGTAAATACCATTAAAACGTTCAAAATAGGAGGAAACAGTGACGGTTGGGATTACTTAACCGTAAATCCTAAAAACAACTTATTATATGTAAGCCACGGAACCAGAGTCAATGTTCTAAATAAAACGACAGGCGAAAGTATTGGCGAAATTAAGGCAACAACCGGTGTTCACGGCATCGCATTTACTCCAAATTCTACGAATGGATTTATTACTTGCGGGAAATTAAATTCTGTAAAAGTATTTGATATTAAAACTAATCTGGTTACAGCTGAAATTCCTGTCGGACAAAATCCCGATGCTATCTTCTATGAAGCTTTCTCTAAAAAGCTTATTGTCTGCAACGGAAAAACCAATAATATAAGCGTGATTGACCCAAAAAACAACACGGTTGTAAATACCATCGACGTTGGCGGTAAACCCGAAACAGCCGTAAGCAACGGAAAAGGAAAAATCTTTGTCAATATTGAAGATAAAAATGAAATTGTTGTGATTGATGCTAAAAAATTCACGGTAACCAATCATTGGAATTTAAATAAAGAAGAAGGGCCTTCCGGACTTGCGATGGATCCAAAAACGAACAGGCTTTTCAGTACCTGCGACAAAATGTTAGTGATTTTAGACTCCGAAACGGGAAAACTGGTTAAGAAAATGCCGATTGGAGACGGTTGTGACGGTGCCGTTTTCGATGATAAAACAAGCACAATTTATACTTCCAATGGCGAAGGAAATATTTCTGTGATTCTGGAGAAAAATGCCAGTCAGTTTGTTGCGCTCAAAAATATTATCACTAAAAAAGGAGCGCGTACCATTGCATTAGATAGCTCAACCCATCATTTGTATTTACCGACAGCAGATTTTGAGGACAAAGAAAAAGACAACCGAGGAAGACCAAGAATTAAAGAAGGAACTTTTCAGGTTATTGCCGTGAAAACCATTAAGTAA